TGGGGACGTCTGTGCCATTTGCCaggcggagttcagggagccgGTGGCCCTGATGTGTCAGGTAAGACGAGAACTCGGGGCTTATTCTCACAGGCTTTAGTTAGTTAAAGTAGTGGAAATATCACAGAGAAGAGCTAATCTGTGCATAAAGCAGCCGTAGcccaaaatgaaatgttttgacTAGGTGAGTTGGAATTTGTTCCGTGTGTGtgggtgatttttattttttacttcttCCCCTGCCCTCCTGCTCTTCCTCCTCGCCCTATGCGCGTGGCGTGGTCAGCATGTGTTCTGCGAGGAGTGCGTGTGCCTGTGGTTTGAGCGGGAGCGGACCTGCCCCCTGTGCCGCTCGGCCATCATCGAGACCCTGCGCTGCTGGAGGGACGGCACCACCTCGGCTCACTTCCAGGTCTACTAATCCTGCAGCAGAGGAGGGCTGGCAATCAAGTCTAGGGCAGACTCGGCCATTAAAACATGATCTTCCTTCCCCCTTATGCTGGCTTTTTTTAAAGACAGTGTAGTGCATATATCTTAACCCTTTAACCGCCATCCATTGATGCCGGCAGAACGATTCCTTTTCCAATTCCAGTTCCAGATTCTTTTCGAATAGATGTGTTTGTTCCCCCTCTATACCAAGAAGATGAAGGGTTAACATCCATACATAGATTCAGGGCCATCTTTGTTCATGTTCcctccattttaaaatattttcttgcagTATTAATGCGTGTGGTTGGCAGATGACCTTGCATTTTAAACACGCTGCAGTGTGGAAAGATTGTGATCAGTTTCTAAGAACACTGTCTCTGTGTAAAATTAATATTGAGGCCCCTCACACACATGTTGCTGGCCTTTTTTGAGGAGCGAAAAGGACATTTCATGTTAAGTGTTCAAAAAGGTTATAACACAAAAAGCAACTTAATTTTGCTGTAGGGATTTGAGTTCGGAATTTTAATGTTATGGTATAGCAAGCGCTCTAAGATTTAAACATCAGATAGCGCCCTCTAGTGTAAGTCTGTCTGAACTGCATATATACTGATTTCCCACGAACTAATTAATAATTTAGATATGCAATATGGTTTTattagatttagttttttgtcaacttgcttttgttgtttttgttagtgCTGATTCTGTACTGAAAATAAAGCCCTAAATATGACCAGAATTATATGTTCTGATTTAATCCTTATATATGTTGCTTATTTGTTGTGGAAATTagtaaaagaaacacaattatttGGAAACTCTTTATTTTCCAAAGGTGTACAAAATTCACAAGAGAATTCTCAATATTTCGGTCACATCTCAAGTAGAATGATTATAAAAGCACACAGTTTcacagctgcaatgaaaatcaCAATTCTGCAGTTATACAAAAACGTGGTAGCTTATGTAAACAGTAGTCACATGCCCTGACCCCAGATTCTGCACATCTTCCTTCCAGTAAGAACTCGCAGACTGAACAAAAGTCTCTAAAGTAACACTTTGAAAAGGTCTGAAAAAATAGATCTGTCAATTACCAtcctgtcagtggtcaaaatCACGGTTACGAAGCTATAATGTATGATTTTCATTTAAGACACTCTACTTCATATCACTTAAGAAAAGATTTGTTTGCTTAAAAATGACAACCCATTTCTGTTTAGGAGTCATAGACTTTTAGTAACTAAACACAGTAACAAGATCAAAGCATTTGGTAACAATCCTGAATTGCCATATTTAAAACCATGTTATTGTATCTCAAtgaaatttaaattcaacaagtATTTACCCTTACACAGTTAACTTGAATGTATTGATCTGAAAGTAGTATTTTacccaaattatatttttatgcaaAGAGCATAGTAATTAAGGCACCCAATGCAAACAACAAACACGACCATCAACACCTAAAAAGTCTATTTAACAGCATATGAGATTGGAACTGGAGATGTATTTGCATAAATCCGTAACCTGCAAGATTATGAATCATATTTAAATTCCATATAAAGCACCTAAATCAGTTTGCTGGTTTGTGAATTTCATGTATCTCCAAATTAAGCTGTTAGTGGTTTAATCAAATCTTTCAAACCGTGTTGATCAATAGCACCTGCATTTCAATATATCTTAAGAcgttctaatatatatatatatatatatatatatatatatatatatatatatatatatataaataagttacatgcttttagtttgaaatacattttcacagccTTAACGTTTACTTATTTTtctagaaataaattaatacagaatCGTATCCGTTAAATTGGGATACTAGACAaagttattatatataattaaaatggtttaaataCTCCTTCAAAAGCACATCTGTGGTTGTAATAATCATATTTATAATTGGGTTTTCCAGATCCAAAACATTTCTGCATTTTTGCTGGACTGGGGCAGTCGTTAAAGAGAAGCGCACTGTGAGAAGAGCTGACCCCGAAATATCACCAGATTTCTTTCAATGGAAAAAGAACTGAACAGTCCACCGTCAACCACTGACCAACTTCTTCAATATTCCCCCACTTCTACGCGCTCCTTAAtaatgatcatttccttaaatTTGGTCCTTGCTGGCATAAGTTTCTCCAGTGCAAATATAGATACATAGGAAACTGTCCTCTTTGCTTCCAGGCGTTCTTGCTCAGCAACATCTATAAAGCAAACGAATAGGTGTCATATGCAAGATGCAAACATGTGCGAAATCAGACTGGAACACATCTTAACAGTCCGCATCTTAAATGTGGTTTTACATACGCGATTTGTTCTTCTCATGGTTAATGGTACTTGTTGATCTGGTTTAAGTGACTGAATCGCTATCTTTAGCGATGACTGCGCAGTGCAGGTGTGTCCCCGGCGGCGGTGACCTCACCTGCGGCCTCACCTGCCCGTCCGGCGCCGCGCACTGTCGCCTACAGGTGTCGCCGTCCGAGCAGCAgcgcggcggcggcggcgaggTGCACCGCGGCGCACACGGCGCACAAGCCGCGGAGGAGCGCCTTCCTGCTGCCCGGCGCGTCCTTGCCGGAGCCGCTTTCTTTAGTTCTGTGTCTTTTCTCCAGCTGGTCCCCGATCCACCTGAGCCGGGCGGCCAGCAGCTGCGCGCCGGAGCAGGGCTCGCTTCCCGGGGCGGCGGTGGAGGCGCACGCCGCGGGCGCAGCCGCATCCGCTGGGAGACACATGCTTTGTGCGCGCAGTGCGGTGTGTGTGCTTCCCCCTCCGTCACGCTGTGTGTGGAAAGCGGTCCCTTTAGCCTGGGAGATGAAATCTttagtgtgtttgtttctcagcgctgtattatttattaaagtgTCACATGATGGGGTTTACATCATCTTTTCCCAAAAGAGAAAGGTAACCATTAACTCTTGATGCGCTCGACAGGACTAACTAGCCTTCAGTCATCAAGGCAGGTGTGCTCTGAAGCGCAGCGACGCACTTCCATACTaatgcatatacacacatactatacatacatacatacatatatacaaacttgagggataaaaatatgtatgatgTCAACTGCGATTACATGTATACAATTGTTtaattacacacatacataatatGCACGACTTTAAAAAGCTGCCATTACACAAATGCATTGCATTAGTACATACATTCAatattttatcatatttaacaCATTTGCTTAAACAATGTggatttttcatgtttttgaatTCCGCTTGATTTTATTAGATTGTATTAtgtgttcatttaaaataataataataataataataataaaaaaaacttgtcCTTGTTCGATCATCACGTTTGTCACATTTTGTGtaattttcaatatttttgaTGTCGAAGTCATTATGCACCATACTTTTAAATGCCTCTTATTTAAACACATAGACAAGTAAAGCGAATGAGTATATTCTGTAATAATATGTCTATTGGTTAATAACTATAATAATTGACCTTATTTTCCTAATACTTCGGCTAACAAATCTTACGATGCATGTCAATGACTTATTTGTGCACAAACGAATGCATGTTGCTTCTCCTTAAATATGGGTAAAATAATCGGCTCTATTTATACATGCATAGATATCAAATACAGCATTATTGTAATTAATTTCCAACAAGGGCTCCCATATTCCCATAATAATGCAAGAGTTGAACTGTACTATTTCTGCCCGTAGTTAAAGTTTCGGTGTCTTTATTTGCGGAAAAAATAACCTGAAATAAATCAGCTATGCGGGTCCAGGTCCCCGGTTTGGCGGAACACTCGTTTCCCGCCGGTGTTGCGCAGTCGGACTGTTGTTGTTGCGGGACGGTCGCTGACAGAGCCGCGGACCCAGCTGTGTCTTGCGCTCACCATGTCCACTTTTGTGGACACATAGACATGCTGTTGTCCTCGGTCAACTGAAATGGCAGACGATGATCTCCAGACGTTTAGAGAGCGATGGCAGCAAGAGCTGGGCCAGAATAAGACGAGGCGTGAACACGATGGAGGCGCCGGGGATGAAGCTGGGAAATGCTCACACGGGTCACCGGCTTCTCCGGGAAGGACGACCAGTGGGTCTGTGGTCAGAGAGGACAGAGACACTGTCATCCCCCACCACGAAGAGCAGGGGACAGGTAACCGTGAGGCGCAGGGGACATCTCAGGCCTGGAGAGATATAGACAACCAGGACGCGGGGAAGGGTTTTCACGACAGTGTGTCCTCACCTGTGTGTGCCGGAAAGCAAAGCCCTGGGACAAGTAACTCAGACACATGGGTGCCCCAAACTTGTAAAAACACTGAAGCAAATACCCCCTCATCTCCGCCTGAAACGCACTGCAGTCAGGGGCCACTGCCGGGCCGCCCGCCGGAGTACGTGTCCATCGCGCAGGGGCTGCTGGACGGGAGGACCAGTCCTCTGCTGGGCAGGATGCAGGTGGAGAGGACGCGGAGGAAGAGACAGCTGGACAGTGCTGCAAAGACACAGCCCAGGTCTGATCAGCAGGCGCCACTGCACAAAGTCAATCGGAAAGGCACATTACTGGACCAATTAATACAGGACttggtaattattattattgttattagcaGTGCtagtgtttatgtatgtgttttagaATCTGATGCCACGTCTGTTTAAAAGTGCATTTGGATAAATACACCAGCATGCCACTGCTGTCAGGAATAATGTCTTCTGTTCTCACCGCCAGAATGAAATCAATGACATCCCTTTCTTTGACGTGGAGCTGCCCTATGAGCTGGCATTGCAGATATTCCAGTACCTCAGCAGGACAGACCTCGGACACTGTGCTCAGGTAGACGGATTACATGACGAGATGGATGGACATCCAACCGAACATTTCTGTTGTGGTCATGGAAATGAATAGCACCACCCTTTATTTCTTTTGTTAGGACATCAGGAATCAGTCACTGGGCTTCTCTGGAGAAACAGAAAAGCCAGTAAATAATCACTTTAGTAAAATGTGCATTAAAGAAATGTTGTATTCTCGTTCCTGGCCAAAATAATAGCCTCCATTGCTTTATTTAAATGGTTCTTTGAATCTCTAAAGTTTGTAATATATTGGAAGCCAAATGtaattgattttcaaatgtgaaGGGCTAACAATGCATGGGTACACTGGAGCATAAGGAAGCTGGTTCTCGTCTCCTTTAGGTGAGCAGGACGTGGAAAGTCCTTGCTGAAGATGAGGTTTTGTGGTACAGACTGTGCCTAAGAGAGGGTTACCTCACCGGGGCAAGCGTCTCTGATTCCCCCTGCTGGAAGGGCACTTTGCGAGATTGCAGGAAGATGGAAGATACGCTGAGATACAACTGGAAGGTACCAATGTAAAGTTATGTATTCGACATAGAAATGCACAGTAACAGCTGTGGGTCCAGGTTAGCCTTGGGACCAAGAAGAAAGGGTGAACTTGACCATATCCTAATTTAattctgtgctttgtgtttgtcATGGTCTGTTTGCCTGCAGAACCGTGTTGGTGCCATCAGCCACTTGCAGTATGAGCTGGGCAaggtgctttgtgatgtcagcTCTTGTGATGGCCTTGTTATAGCTGGGTAAGACATACACCACAAAAATCCTTTTCTGCCAGCATTTCAGTTTCAGAACATTCACACCTTCTCAtctaacatctcattccaaaagcATGGGCAtcaatatggagttggtcccccctttgctTTTATAACAGtttccactcttctgggaaggctttccactagatgttggaagaCTTGGCATCGCGCATGGTGATCTTGGGCTTgtgtgcggctgctcggccatggaaacccatcTCATGAAGCTCCCGACGAACAGTCCTtgtgctgacgttgcttccagaggcagtttggaactCGGTATTGATTGTTGCAACCGAGGACGGGCGATTTTTACGAGCATCGTGCTTCAGAGCTTAATATGAGCTTGTGCGTCCTACCACTTcgcggctgagctgttgttgctcctagacgtttccacttcacaataacagcacttacagttcaCCAGGGCAGAAATTTTACAAACTGACCAAAATGACTGCCACATTGAAAGTCAGAGCTCTTCAGCCAATGTTTGTGTATGGAGATTTCATGGCtttgtgcttgattttatacacctgtcagcaatgggtgtggctgaaatagccgaatccactaattagaaggggtgtccacatactttggCCATGTAACATACATCTCTTTACATATTGTAATAGTGAAAGGGCATGAATAATctgatatttataaaacataatcTTGATAACAATGAGCCTAATATTTTCAAACGATGTAATGGGAATTAGAGCAGTTTAATATATTTCCTATTGCACCCAGCTGCTTTTATCTGTGTTTGTATTTGGGCAggagacatttatttttgcattctgCATGTTCTTTAGATGAATAGCTAAATGTTTTTATCAGCTACTACCAGTTGCAGGCTAATTGATCTGAATCTACCGCTTCCTGATCTATCGATGATGAGGTTTCCATTGCTtctgaatgtattaaatatttaactgatATCCCTCCTGAACAGCGAAGCGAAGCAATTTTGCCGTTTTAATAGAGCAATAAGTGGCATGACCCGGTGTGTATTAAAGCAAGATAAATGGAAACAATTATACAGATCAGGGGAAAAACTTAAGCACACTGTCTTCGCTCCTTCCCATTATTGATCGCAAGTGAGGTAACCCCTCAACTCGCACCAAATGGCAGGGGCAGTGAAGACTTGACCTCTTCAACAAGTCTCATAACCACTCTATCAAGCGTTTTCCCCCTAGAGACCAGCTTGATTAAATTCTCGTATATCAGACTGCAAACATGGGGCTTTATTACTTAGAGGAGGTGTCGAGCCAGCCAGGAATTGGGCTCTTTTGTAAGTGTGAGTGCCCCCTTATAATGAGGTGATGGTAACAGACGCTTCTATCTTAATCGGGAGGAATTTGtcgtttgttttgtgttcttttgttttccacaactgctgaaaaataacattttgctcGGAACAAGTGCGTTTGAGATAAAACCTTATCTGGTGGAAAAGTGTTGACACGCACAGTTAAGGGTGCTTTTGCTGAAGTTAGAACAACACGTATCACTTCGAATGAGCTACTGATACCAGGGTTTCGGCTGACTTCAGTGTAAGTGTGTAAGAAAAGGGGATCTAACGAGATTAAAGATTAAGTTGCACCACATCATTGCCTGTAAGTAAGAAGGCTGCAAACTAGGTTAATTAACGTAGGTGAATTGTAATTCAATGATACCATGTgatagattatttatttatttatttattcctttaaTTTATTAGTTATTCttgagaaagagaaagactGAACCCAGGCTCCCGCTTTCTTTTGCAAATCCTCTTATTGTGGTGGATGGCACATATACACAAAGCAGTCACAGCAGCAACACTTATGGTACAAAAGCCTGTGAATGTAGTGCTGAGAGAAGTCAACAAAAGGGATCAGCTGGCAGCCCCCGCTTCCTGCCTGCTCCAGCAACCCAGCTCTGATTTTGAGTAAAGTCCAGGAGGCGTCCTTCCGAGCTGTAAGCATCTGGCAGAGAGGTAGCTTGTTACAGGCCTACTGTGTGGGCCTCAGCTGCTAGCTGGTCGTAGTAAAAGCTTTTACATGCAGCtccatgcaaacacacacacacacactcacactcactcactcatacacAATGCATTATCTCactgttttattttcacttctgTATTCCTTTCTTATTCTtccttaaatgtatttttcctaaTTTCTGTGGAAACTGTAATCCTTTGTCTAATCTGATCCTAAATGGATGAGTTATTTTTATCCCaccgtcccccccccaccccacaggaTCTCTTTTTCTGATTGCTTCATAATAAGTAATTGTCATGTGGCATTTTTCAAAAGTGTAGTATTGAGGGAATATGTGCTTGGGGCAACACACTGGGAATACACAGAGGATTGCAGTCCATCTTTAGGGAGACCTTTCTTTAAACTGGGCATGACATGAGTgcgtatatatacatttaaaaaaacaaaaaaaaaagttcttacTTGACACACACAACAATCAGAGCCTTGAATTAGTGAAaagttttagaaaaacaaaatgtttacaaatgtaTGGTTTGACAAACACTGTAGGAAGGAAGGCGCTGAACATCTACTTCGTCTTCCAAAATGTACATATTGAAGACAGCTATTGAGCGTGGGATTGTGAGTAATGGCTGTTTACGCGGTTTGGTTTTTAGGTACACTTCAGGTGATGTCAGACTCTGGGACACTTTGAACTGGGACGCCGCGGCCACCTACTTGCAGCCCAGTCACGTCAGTATGGGAACAGCACTGAGACCACACATTAGCCACGTCCGACTGAATGAAACGGTGGCGGTGGCGGCCTATGAGGATGGTGAGAGAGTGGGGGGGCAGAGCTGAAATCAGAACGCTCATTTATAGCTCTGTATTTTAAATAGAGGCTTAGAAACAATCTGCATGACTTTAAAAACTCGTTAGCCAACTCTGCTTTGCAATTATCATTGATAGTTTGCTATTAAGGTACAAATTATTAGGTTTTCCCGGAGAAAACACTCCGGGGTTGATTTCGGTCTTCTGACAGGTTTCTGTGGTAACCAATAACCTTTTTAGTCTACTACAGTAGTCTCAAATTATGTGTGGGGCTTGATAAATAGACAGTCTCTCTGTGCAAATGTGGCGATCGTGCAGAATGCGTGGGGACTTCTGTTACCCCGTACATGTGCTGGCTGAAAGCAGATGCTGTGTCTGACTTCCTGTCGACATTActactttaaaaattaaaagtgCTGGACGTGGCAAAGTTGTGTATAATTACAGATGCCGTTTCTTGCCATTTAACCAGCGAAGCGCTACGGTTTAGGCTTGCGATTATGTCATTCACTCCTTTCCAGAGTTAGATTTGTACTAATCCAAATGTGTTTGGCATATCTCTGTGGAACAATAATTTACCTTAAGAGTAATTAGTGTAATTGCCATGAACTGCTTTTGGCATCTTCCCATTCGAGGCGTCAGTTTCCCAGTTGGgcagttttttttccctccgaGTTCATTGTGATGGAAATTAAATTGCACTTAAGGACATCTGCATAACCACTAATCTCTAATTCTCAAAGAAGTGCATGGGCAAATTGAAGTAGTCACCCATATGGGAGGGCAGACCGAATGTTTGTTCGCCAAATtgatattttatcttttttttgctctctctcacgTGATCATCTTCAAACACTTTCTGTGGTATGAAGATTTTCAGAGTATTTATCCTTTTGCATAAGCAGTATCAATGTAGTGTATGGTTACCCAGACAAATATAACTTTTGCCACGTGTGTCATGTGACCCCTCTCACCTCGGACATTGCTCGGCCCATCTCTCATAGTTTAAAAACACTCCTCTCTTAAGCCTAGCTATTAACCTTTGCTAGCTTCTGAGGGTTAAGTGTTGACTACCAGATAGTTATGGATTATAGGGGAGTGCTGCTTTAATGCACTTCTTATCGATCACTAACATTGGGGAGATGTAtttttcctctctcccctcaTTTTGCCTTTGGGGACACAAAACAAAGAGTGGCGCTTTATGTCAACAACTCTACCGCGGCGGGAAACCTCATTAAATATTGAGAGGAAAGCTGTAAAGTAAGCCACAGCTCGTTGTTTGTAACGGCTTTTCCCTCACGGTCTCTTCCCAGGCAGCGTTTCCCTCAATTACAGCGCCCTTTTTGCCACTTTTCTTCTCCTCAATAATGCATGCAACTCATTACTTGTGTTAAGTTCTGTTTACTTGACAATTGTTGCATGGTGTATTGCTTTAAGTAATACTGTCTGGTCACATTAGGACAACTTTACATTTTCAATCTTGTCGTTTATGATTTGTTTGGTCAATCGGTTTAAGTTTTGAGGACATGCTTTTGGAGGCAGTGCAGATTATGAGGATATCTTGTGAGGAAAGAGAGACTTACAGCAAACCCGATTAGGACAGCTTAATGTCAGTGCTGTAGGACTGTATTCATTGAAAGAAACATGCTATGGTCTTTACTGAACTGCATTAATTTTCCTTTGAGCATCATATAATGCAGGCTCAGTGTATGAGGTCatctgtttttgtatgtttgtctatctatctatctgtctgtctgttttttttatggGAGTAAGAACAATATCTACATCTGCCTTCCACTTTTCTCTGTACTGTTTATACTCTGTGTCATAGGCCAGACACTTAAATTGGCCTAAATCAGGTTATAATCTAGGTCTTGGCCAGATTGTTGTTGTGATATGATGTAGGCCAACTTTAAATTGAACCTTTTGGTAATTTTAATCTGATTTCATTATGATCATAATCACACTACAACACTACAATCTAAACCTAGATCTGACTTCAACCCTAACCTGAGGCTATAATGCAAATTTTAATCTGATGATGTTGTGGCCGCCTTCGGGGGCATTTGCGGTGTCCACAGGCATGGTGGATGTGTGGAGCACGGAGGCTGGGCAGCAGCCCATACACCACTATCAGCACCTGCAGAGGGTACAAGCGCTAGCCTTGGGGGCAGAGGGCGCTGCTGTGGTAACAGCATCGGGCACGCAAGTCCGCGTGGACGGCCCCGTCGATAAGGGCTACTGGAGCAAGCTGTGTCAAGTGGAGCTTCAGAAGCCGGTGAGTGAGCTTTGTGCTGGAGCTCTGTGCAGACTTTCTctcttgttgtttgtttgttcttcacCCATAATGTGAGAAGAGCCTCCAAGTGAGGAGTACTGGGGAATTCTGTTTCTCAACATTTCTGTATTATTCTGTGTAATGTTGTTGCCGGTTAACCCTGCGTCTCCCGGCAGGTTGAGTTTCTCCAGCTGGTTCCTGAGACGGAGGGGGTGCTGACTGTGGCCTCCGCGTGTGAGACCGTGCATCTGCTGAGGCCAGAGCAGGCTCCCTCGGTCCTGCACTGTGTCTATGGGCACCCTGTCACCTGCCTCGATGTGTCCTGCTCTCAGGCAGCCCTGGGGGTGAAGAGCCGTGGGTGGGCCATGAACGATGGCAACAAGGTGAGCTTACAAACAAAGCCAGAGGAAATCCCCTGGGGTTCCCCACTCACTGGCCCTTTGGGCAGGCCCCCACTGAGACCGGGTTAAAATAGCTCGGTTAACTAGGCTCATTACATCTCCCACAACCCCAAACTTCTGCGAAACtcactttatttgttttgtgttctatATTTGTAAGCCATTTAATTATGAGGTATTGTTTTACAGCCACCATACCCAAACCTGAAATAgtgtgtgtttagtgtgtgtgtgag
This sequence is a window from Amia ocellicauda isolate fAmiCal2 chromosome 17, fAmiCal2.hap1, whole genome shotgun sequence. Protein-coding genes within it:
- the fbxw8 gene encoding F-box/WD repeat-containing protein 8, giving the protein MADDDLQTFRERWQQELGQNKTRREHDGGAGDEAGKCSHGSPASPGRTTSGSVVREDRDTVIPHHEEQGTGNREAQGTSQAWRDIDNQDAGKGFHDSVSSPVCAGKQSPGTSNSDTWVPQTCKNTEANTPSSPPETHCSQGPLPGRPPEYVSIAQGLLDGRTSPLLGRMQVERTRRKRQLDSAAKTQPRSDQQAPLHKVNRKGTLLDQLIQDLNEINDIPFFDVELPYELALQIFQYLSRTDLGHCAQVSRTWKVLAEDEVLWYRLCLREGYLTGASVSDSPCWKGTLRDCRKMEDTLRYNWKNRVGAISHLQYELGKVLCDVSSCDGLVIAGYTSGDVRLWDTLNWDAAATYLQPSHVSMGTALRPHISHVRLNETVAVAAYEDGMVDVWSTEAGQQPIHHYQHLQRVQALALGAEGAAVVTASGTQVRVDGPVDKGYWSKLCQVELQKPVEFLQLVPETEGVLTVASACETVHLLRPEQAPSVLHCVYGHPVTCLDVSCSQAALGVKSRGWAMNDGNKIQVYSLHTGQAVLSMGNSAGDFTCVNLRDSPSNLLVSGNKDRRVRVFDLRTGSQVTSLYAHHLGVSAVQADDWKIVSGGEEGLVCVWEMRMGAKLWEMHNRHPVRHIRFRTSTLITANVPDEKSPRGACITDDDLTAHRRHRGVIYLYDFSVDTSASENVLPICRSDYVESTGYNYNIGLAVPYDVLAGAKPAL